In Fusarium falciforme chromosome 9, complete sequence, the sequence CTCGCCCGAACCTTGTGTCCATCGGGTAGATCTGATCTTGCTTCTGTCGACTTCCAACATcaccgacatcatcatcccccaCCTCGAAAATGGCCCCCGCCAACACCCTCCCCGCCTGGTCGGACCTCCAGGCTCACCGCGATAGCGTCGGCAAGTCGTTTGTCCTCAAGGAGGCCTTTGCCTCTGACCCCGATCGATTCGACCGCTTCACCCGAACCTTCAAGGCTGAGGGCAGCAACGATATCCTCTTCGACTTTAGCAAGAACTTCCTTACCGATGAGACcctcgacctcctcgtcaagcttGCCGAGCAGGCCGGcgtcgagaagaagcgcgaTGCCATGTTTGCTGGCGAAAAGATCAACTTTACCGAGGACCGTGCTGTCTACCACACTGCTCTGCGAAACGTTGGCGGCTGGGAGATGAAGGTCGATGGTGTCGACGTTACTGCTGGTGTCAACGAGGTTTTGGACCACATGAAGGAGTTCTCTGAGCAGGTCCGCAGCGGCGAGTGGAAGGGATACACCGGAAAGAAGCTCACCACCATTATCAACGTTGGTATTGGTGGTTCTGATCTGTAAGTGAGGATCCAACTAGAGCTATCAGCACTAACATGATGTAGCGGCCCCGTCATGGTCACCGAGGCTCTTAAGCACTACGGTGCCGATGACATGACCCTTCACTTTGTCTCCAACATTGACGGCACCCACATGGCTGAGGCTCTCAAGGCTTCTGACCCCGAGACTACTCTCTTCCTCATTGCCTCGAAGACCTTTACCACTGCTGAGACCACCACCAACGCCAACACCGCCAAGACATGGTTCCTCGAGAAGACCAacggcgagggcgagatcGCCAAGCACTTTGTTGCTCTGTCCACCAACGAGTCCGAGGTGACCAAGTTTGGCATTGACAGCAAGAACATGTTTGGCTTTGAGAGCTGGGTCGGTGGTCGATACTCTGTCTGGAGTGCCATTGGTCTTAGCGTTGCTCTGTACATTGGCTTTGACAACTTCCACAAGTTCC encodes:
- a CDS encoding Glucose-6-phosphate isomerase; the protein is MAPANTLPAWSDLQAHRDSVGKSFVLKEAFASDPDRFDRFTRTFKAEGSNDILFDFSKNFLTDETLDLLVKLAEQAGVEKKRDAMFAGEKINFTEDRAVYHTALRNVGGWEMKVDGVDVTAGVNEVLDHMKEFSEQVRSGEWKGYTGKKLTTIINVGIGGSDLGPVMVTEALKHYGADDMTLHFVSNIDGTHMAEALKASDPETTLFLIASKTFTTAETTTNANTAKTWFLEKTNGEGEIAKHFVALSTNESEVTKFGIDSKNMFGFESWVGGRYSVWSAIGLSVALYIGFDNFHKFLSGAHAMDKHFRETPLKENIPVLGGLLSVWYSDFFQAQTHLVAPFDQYLHRFPAYLQQLSMESNGKTITSDGSSAKYTTGPILFGEPCTNAQHSFFQLVHQGTKLIPTDFILAAKSHNPITNNLHQKMLASNYFAQAEALMVGKTDEQVRAEGAPEALVPHKRFLGNRPTTSILVGGTIGPAELGALIVYYEHLTFTEGAVWDVNSFDQWGVELGKVLAKKILKELDEEGNGEGHDASTGGLIGAFKKYAN